TCAATCGGGAGATTAACATCAATCCCGGCTACTGCAAAAGCTTCTTTTGTCATACCTTCAATTGTTTTAATTACATCTTCCTGTGTTACAAAACTCATTTCCACATCAACCTGTGTAAATTCCGGCTGTCTGTCGGCTCTGAGGTCTTCATCTCTGAAGCATTTTGCAATCTGATAATATTTGTCAAATCCAGCTACCATTAAAATTTGTTTAAAAAGCTGAGGTGATTGGGGAAGTGCATAAAATTTCCCGGGGTGAACCCTGCTCGGTACTAAATAGTCTCTTGCACCTTCCGGAGTGGATTTGGTAAGAATAGGTGTTTCTACATCAATAAAGCCCACACTGTCAAAATAATCTCTCACGGCTTTTGTGACTTTGCTTCTTAAAACGAATGTTTCTAAATTGTCAGGGTCCCTTAAATCCAAATATCTGTATTTTAATTTAAGTTCCTCATTTACATTTTTATCTCCGATTTGAAAAGGCAAAACTTCGCATGTGTTTTCGATTTCCAAAGAATCAGCTACAACTTCGATTTTTCCAGTTTTAAGTTTTGGGTTTTCAAGGCCTTCACCTCTTAATCTTACTCTACCTTTTGTTTTTATTACATATTCGTCTTTTACTATTTCGGCAATTTTATGAGCTTCAACACTGTCAGCCGGATCTGCAACAATTTGTATTAGCCCGCTTCTGTCTCTGAGGTCTATAAAAATAACCCCTCCGTGGTCTCTGTGTGAATTTACCCATCCTACCAGTTCCACCTCTTCTCCAATATTCAATTCATTAAGTTCTGCACAGTAGTGGCTTCTCATTAATATCCTTTTTTAAGCGCAATTATATCAAAATGTGCTATAATTTTTTCAAAGGATGCCAATGAACAGCATTTATCTTTTAATTTTTATTGTATTGTTCAATTTATTCTCAATTTTTTTTGTTAAATATATAAAATATTTTATATTTAAGCATAGAAGAAATATTTTTTTTAAACTTTTTTATTCAAGAATTTATAAAATTTCAATACCATTATTGTTGTTGATTGACGGAAATTTTGTTTTTTATTTATTAAAAAATTATAAAATCAAAGAATGGGTTTTTTATTTTAATGTTTTGTTTATAGGCTGGCTGTTTTATGAAATAATCAAATATATTATTTATGTAATAATCGCAATTAATTTATCCCATAAAACCAATGTAAGAAAAGAAGTTTTTAATTTATCTATTCATTTTACAAAACTTTTTATAATTTTAATTATTTTTATTTCAATATTAACCCATTTGGGGGTGAATATTGCTGCTATTGTAACATCTTTGGGTGTGGGCGGCGCTATTATAGGTTTGGCGGCCAAAGGTACATTGGAGAATTTTTTTGATTCCATAAGGGTTATCAGTGAAGACGCCTTTCATCAGGGGGACTGGATAGAAACAAAAGATTTTGAAGGTCTGGTTGCCGATGTAGGCCTTACTTCCACACAGGTCAGAACATTTGACAATGCTTTAATAACGGTTCCCAATTCTTTTTTGGCCAACAGCTGGATAAAAAATTATTCCAGAAGGTTCATAGGAAGAAGAATAAAATTTTGGGTAAAAATTAAATATTCCACCGATATCGAAGAAATTAAAAGGGTTATTAAAGAAATAAAAAAAATGCTCCAAAAGCATCCGGGAATTGTAACAGATAAAAAAATAGAAAATAAACTGAGGCAAATTATGTATAAAAATGCACTTTTTTCTATGGAAGACAAATACGGGATAAGAAAAACGCTGCTTGTGTACTTGGATGAATTTGATGAATATTCTATGAATATTTTGGTTTATGCCTATTCGATAAGTATAAACTGGGAAGAGTGGCTGAGAGTTAAACAGGATGTTTATCTTAGAATATTAAATATAATTGAAAATTCTAAATTAGAGTTAGCCTATCCCATTCAGGAAGTTTTTATTGATAAAAGGGATGAATTATGGAAATAAAAAAATTAATTGAAAAATATAAAAAATCAGACAGCGCTAAGATTTTGCATAAATTAAGAGTTGCTGCAAGAAAAGCTCTTTCTAAATTACAAAAAGAAGGTAAAACCCACACAGGTCTTGAAAATCTGCTTAAAAATTCCTCAAAATTCAGGGATACAGAAAAATAAAAAAATTTCTAAAGAAAAAACATAAAAAATTAAGGGAAAAATTTTTAGAATTTTTGGATAATTTTAAAAGTGAAATAAAACCTATTGAAAAAGAAAAAGAGATTTCAATTGAAAATTGTTTAAAAATTTTGAATGAAACTTTTTTAGATAAAGATGACAAAACTCTTCATAAAATAAGAATAGAAATTAAAAAATGCAGATACACTCATCCTGAATATGAAGATATTTTAAAATTAATTCAGGATAATTTGGGAAAAGCCCATGATTATTATAATTGCGAAAAATTAAGAAAAAAATTTAACAAAGACACTAAAAAAATAATTAAAAAGAAAAATAAATATATTAAAAAAGCGGAAAAGATAAGAAGTGTTTTTATAAACGATATTCTCAGCGCTTAGATTATTCTGCCGGCATTCCTTGTTTTTTACTTCTTTCCATTGCCTGCTGGGCAAGATATCTGTCACCGAATTTTTGAAGGTTTTCAAATTCTGTCTCAAATGTGTCAAAATGTCTTTCTTCATCAGCTATTATACTTTCAAAAAGCTGTTTTGTTCCAGAATCTTTTGCTTCAGCACAAGCGAGGGCAAAATCGTTATACATATCTATTGCATCTTCTTCGCTTTTCATAGCCCATTTCAGCATTTCTTTTGGGTCTCTTATATGCTCTACCTCATGGGCCGGTTTCATTTCAATTTCACCGCCTACAAATAAAATTCTCTCGGCATATCTTTCAGTATGCAGCATTTCTTCAATTGCAGTTTTTTTAAAAATACCGGCCAGTAAATCATATCCCAAGTCGTCCAGTATAAAATGAAAATACATATATTGGTGAATTGCACTGAGCTCTTCCCCCACTGCTTTATTTAATAATTCTATTGATTTGCTTCTGTCCATTTTTTCTCCTTTTGGTTTTGGATATTATAACATAAAATTTTAAAAAATAATATTTTTCTGTTAAAATAATTTATTATTATAAATGTTCATAACTTGATATAATTATAAAAAAAGGTTTAAATTGAAAGCGGGATTTGTACTTAAACCGAAAGCGGATGAAAAAATAAAAAGGGATTTTTTAGAGATAAAAAAAATTTTTGAAAAAAACAATATAGAAGTTTTAATCGATGCTGTTTGTGCAAAATTAATAGGACTTTTGGGGATGGATTTTAATAAAATGTGCGAAGAGGCTGATTTTCTTGTCGCACTCGGGGGAGACGGCACTTTAATTTCACTTACAAGAAGAAGTTACAGGTATCATAAGCCTATACTTGGTATAAATGCAGGAAAACTCGGGTTTTTAACTGATATAAATCCTGAAAACATTAATGAATTTATTGAAAAATTTTTAAAAGGTGAATATAGAATAGATGAAAGAATGGTTATTGAAGTTGAATTTAACAATAATCTTTTATATGCATTTAATGATGTGGTTATCAGTAAGGATATTAATTCTTCAATGATACATATAGATATAGATACTAATGAGGCCCATTTAAATACTTATCACGGAGACGGGCTTATAATTTCCACTCCCACAGGTTCGACCGCATATAATTTAAGCGCCGGCGGCCCTGTTGTGTATCCTTTGACGGAGAGTTTTATATTAACGCCTATTTGTCCGCATTCTCTTACACAAAGGCCTCTTGTTATTCCAAGTAAATTTAAAATAGAGGCGAAAGTGAAAGAAGATTTTGCAAAAATGATAATAGACGGTCAGGAAATATTTGATATAAATTCCGACATTAAACTGAGAAAAGCAAAATATCCTGCAAAATTGATACACAGGATGGAGAGAAATTATTTTGATGTGTTAAGGGAAAAACTTCATTGGGGAGAAGGGTAGTGATAGAAAGAATCTATATAAAAGATTATGTTACATTTGAAGAAGTCGAGC
The Lebetimonas sp. JH292 genome window above contains:
- a CDS encoding mechanosensitive ion channel family protein, with amino-acid sequence MLLIDGNFVFYLLKNYKIKEWVFYFNVLFIGWLFYEIIKYIIYVIIAINLSHKTNVRKEVFNLSIHFTKLFIILIIFISILTHLGVNIAAIVTSLGVGGAIIGLAAKGTLENFFDSIRVISEDAFHQGDWIETKDFEGLVADVGLTSTQVRTFDNALITVPNSFLANSWIKNYSRRFIGRRIKFWVKIKYSTDIEEIKRVIKEIKKMLQKHPGIVTDKKIENKLRQIMYKNALFSMEDKYGIRKTLLVYLDEFDEYSMNILVYAYSISINWEEWLRVKQDVYLRILNIIENSKLELAYPIQEVFIDKRDELWK
- a CDS encoding CHAD domain-containing protein, which gives rise to MDNFKSEIKPIEKEKEISIENCLKILNETFLDKDDKTLHKIRIEIKKCRYTHPEYEDILKLIQDNLGKAHDYYNCEKLRKKFNKDTKKIIKKKNKYIKKAEKIRSVFINDILSA
- a CDS encoding bacterioferritin, which encodes MDRSKSIELLNKAVGEELSAIHQYMYFHFILDDLGYDLLAGIFKKTAIEEMLHTERYAERILFVGGEIEMKPAHEVEHIRDPKEMLKWAMKSEEDAIDMYNDFALACAEAKDSGTKQLFESIIADEERHFDTFETEFENLQKFGDRYLAQQAMERSKKQGMPAE
- a CDS encoding NAD(+)/NADH kinase is translated as MKAGFVLKPKADEKIKRDFLEIKKIFEKNNIEVLIDAVCAKLIGLLGMDFNKMCEEADFLVALGGDGTLISLTRRSYRYHKPILGINAGKLGFLTDINPENINEFIEKFLKGEYRIDERMVIEVEFNNNLLYAFNDVVISKDINSSMIHIDIDTNEAHLNTYHGDGLIISTPTGSTAYNLSAGGPVVYPLTESFILTPICPHSLTQRPLVIPSKFKIEAKVKEDFAKMIIDGQEIFDINSDIKLRKAKYPAKLIHRMERNYFDVLREKLHWGEG